One window from the genome of Paraclostridium sordellii encodes:
- the hydF gene encoding [FeFe] hydrogenase H-cluster maturation GTPase HydF — translation MNITPNANRKHIGIYGNTNSGKSSLMNVILGQDISLVSSVEGTTTDPVQKAMELIPFGPILLIDTAGLEDKSELGEVRIKKSYDYLKRLDFSIYVIDGKNIDIETYKIWKRQANKYNVGHIVVVNKIDTLNEEEINEIKKIFENPIFISVKENKGIDKLKEELIKYLEQEEEDKPIVGDLLPYGSKVVLVVPIDSEAPKGRIILPQVQVIRDCLDHGIKTYVVRDTELSQALNDLKDIDLVITDSQAFKEVESIIPSDMKLTSFSILFARQKGEIKDFLEGTKKLDSLKPGDKILICESCTHNVSHEDIGRVKIPNMLRKIAGGDLIIDYKVGYDFKENVEDYNLIIHCGACMVNRKSILNKIDICKEKNVPITNYGMVIAYFTGILNRAVNIF, via the coding sequence ATGAACATTACTCCAAATGCAAATAGAAAACATATTGGTATATATGGAAATACAAATAGCGGAAAGTCTTCACTTATGAATGTTATATTAGGCCAAGATATATCATTAGTATCGAGTGTTGAAGGAACAACTACAGACCCAGTTCAAAAAGCTATGGAATTAATACCTTTTGGACCTATATTACTAATAGATACAGCAGGTCTTGAGGATAAATCTGAACTTGGAGAAGTAAGAATTAAAAAAAGTTATGATTATTTAAAAAGACTTGATTTTTCCATATATGTAATAGATGGAAAAAACATAGATATAGAAACTTATAAAATTTGGAAAAGACAAGCAAATAAGTATAATGTAGGACATATTGTTGTTGTAAATAAGATAGATACTTTAAATGAAGAAGAAATTAATGAGATAAAAAAAATATTTGAAAATCCTATATTTATATCAGTTAAAGAAAACAAGGGTATAGATAAACTAAAAGAAGAACTTATAAAATACTTAGAACAAGAGGAAGAAGATAAGCCTATAGTTGGAGATTTACTACCTTATGGATCTAAAGTTGTATTAGTAGTTCCAATAGACTCAGAAGCTCCTAAAGGAAGAATTATACTTCCACAAGTTCAAGTTATAAGAGATTGTCTAGACCATGGAATTAAAACTTATGTAGTAAGGGATACTGAGTTAAGCCAAGCTTTAAATGATTTAAAAGACATTGACTTAGTTATAACTGATTCGCAGGCTTTTAAAGAGGTAGAATCTATAATTCCAAGTGATATGAAACTAACAAGTTTTTCTATATTATTTGCAAGACAAAAAGGGGAAATAAAAGATTTTTTAGAAGGTACTAAAAAATTAGATTCACTAAAACCGGGAGATAAAATTCTTATATGTGAAAGTTGTACTCATAATGTGTCTCATGAGGACATAGGTAGAGTTAAAATACCAAATATGTTAAGAAAAATAGCTGGTGGAGATTTAATTATAGATTATAAGGTAGGATATGATTTTAAAGAAAATGTAGAGGATTATAATCTTATTATTCACTGTGGAGCATGTATGGTAAATAGAAAAAGTATATTGAATAAAATTGATATATGTAAAGAAAAGAATGTACCTATAACTAATTATGGAATGGTTATAGCTTATTTTACAGGTATATTAAATAGAGCAGTTAATATATTTTAA
- a CDS encoding staygreen family protein has protein sequence MVLLANLSLSKVNVTIYEPYTLTYPIRFRRYTIFHTENPEVVDLSISPYFYNLDLSTVSTNLIYGQWHWFSGDIYQLVLFVFIGNYEFDIVNERYEKFVEKIHLSIGAVVNGDRVFLENRPQLLKTSVYVRYISSYPRFNKLVTYNKVESYLDSNVVVEIKKGV, from the coding sequence GTGGTTTTATTGGCAAATTTAAGTTTATCAAAAGTCAATGTTACGATTTATGAACCTTATACACTGACATACCCTATACGATTTAGACGCTATACCATATTTCATACAGAAAATCCTGAAGTCGTGGATTTATCAATCTCACCTTACTTTTATAACTTAGATTTATCTACAGTAAGCACTAACTTAATTTATGGTCAGTGGCATTGGTTCTCTGGCGATATTTATCAACTAGTTCTATTTGTTTTTATTGGAAATTATGAATTTGATATAGTCAATGAAAGATATGAAAAATTCGTTGAAAAAATACACTTATCTATTGGTGCTGTCGTAAATGGGGATAGAGTATTTTTAGAAAATAGACCTCAACTTTTAAAGACATCTGTTTATGTAAGATACATTTCATCCTATCCGAGGTTTAATAAATTAGTTACTTATAATAAAGTTGAGAGTTATCTTGATAGTAATGTAGTAGTTGAAATAAAAAAAGGTGTATAA